The genome window ATTAGCTGTTCTAAAGTTTCTACAGATTCTGAAGCTGGACCAATCGTACATACAATTTTAGTGTTTTTCATCTGTTACTTCCTCCTTAAATTGTGCAATGTTAAATAGATAGTTCTTTAGAGAGTTGATACATTTCTTTGTTAAGTTCGTGTTTTTTCGACAAAATATCATTTATATCATAATCGACAAGCTCATTATTTTCAATGCCGACCATTCTTCCAGACTTCCCGTTTATCAAAATTTCGACAGCTTTCGCGCCTAAACGACTCGCTAAGACACGATCCTGTGCAGAAGGTGAGCCTCCGCGTTGTATGTATCCTAGTACGGTTACACGTGTTTCTAGATTGGTTGCCTCTTGAATGCGCTCTCCGTACTCAATCCCGCTGCCGACGCCTTCTGCCAACACTATGATACTGTGCTTCTTGCCACGTTCCTGTCCTCGTTTTAGACGATCAATTACTTCGTTGAAATCATCCTTTTTTTCAGGAATAATGATGCTTTCAGCACCACCTGACAATCCTGCCCATAGTGCAAGATCCCCTGCATCTCTCCCCATTACTTCAATGATATACGTACGTTCGTGAGATGTCGCTGTATCGCGAATTTTGTCGATTGCTTCGATGACTGTGTTTAATGCAGTATCAAAACCAATGGTGAAATCTGTTCCAGCAATATCATTATCAATTGTTCCCGGAACTCCAATACATGGATAGCCCTTGGCAGTTAACTTCTGTGCACCACGGAAGCTTCCGTCCCCGCCAATTACGATTAATCCATCAATTTCATATTTATTTAATTGCTCGATCGCTAAATTTTGACCTTCTTCTGTTTTGAATTTATCGCTTCGAGCAGAGAAGAGAATAGTCCCTCCCCGTTGGATAATATCGCCAACAGATCCTACGTTCATCGGTTCTATATTGCCTTCCATTAGTCCTTGATATCCATTTTTTATTCCAAATACTTCTACATCATGATAAATAGCTTTTCTAACAACTGCGCGAATAGCAGCATTCATTCCAGGTGCATCGCCACCGCTTGTTAAAACGCCAATTCTCTTTATCATTTACATTCACCTCTAGTCGGAAATTATTTTAACCTAATTTACTGTACCATAATTTGTCGCAAAGTGGAACTTCAATCAGTGCCGAGGATTGCCTTGCCGTACCTAATTATGTAACTGTACTATATTAAGGATAATGAAAAAATCATTAAATAGCAATGTTTTATTAGAAAACTAAGGTTAAACCATGCTTTTCGGTGGCTGCTTTAACTGCATTTCTGTAGTAAGAAAGTTTGTACATTTTGTTAACTGTCAAAAAAACATACAAAAATTAAACAAACAACGTGAATCCGTAAGAAAAGGCTGATAATGCTAACATTATCAACCCAAGGACTTCTTACAATTGTTGGAATTCACCCATTACTTTGTATTTTTCCCAGCGTTTTTCTAATAACTCATCTTTCGTGTATTTAGAAAGCTGTTCTAGTGACTGATTTATTACGAGGTCAATATAGTCTGCCTGCTGCTTCACGTCGCGATGAGCTCCGCCTCTCGCTTCAGGAATAATCTGATCAATAACATGTAATTGCTTGAGATCATATGCAGTAATTTTCATCGTTTCAGCAGCTCTCTTTGCTTGTCCAGCATCCTTCCACAATAATGCAGCAGCACCTTCTGGAGAGATTACAGAATAAGTAGAGTTCTCAAGCATATGGAGATGATCACCTACACCAAGAGCAAGCGCACCTCCACTTCCACCTTCACCAATAACAATACATATTATAGGAACCGTTAGGCCCGCCATTTCCATGAGGTTTCTAGCAATTGCTTCACTCTGTCCACGTTCTTCTGCTGCCTTACCTGGGTATGCGCCCTTTGTATCAATAAAGCATATTATTGGACGATTGAACTTCTCTGCCTGCTTCATATGGCGAAGTGCTTTTCTATACCCTTCAGGATGAGGCATACCAAAGTTTCTGCGAATATTCTCCTTCGTATCTTTTCCGCGTTGATGGCCAATAACGGTAACAGGTTGATCCCGATAATAAGCGATACCCGCAATGATTGCTTCATCATCACCAAAATAACGATCGCCATGGAATTCAATAAAGTTTGTGAAAATCTGCTCCACATAGTCCATAGTTGTAGGACGTTCAGGATGCCTTGCCATTTGTACACGATCCCATGGCTTTAAATTGCCATAGACATCTGCCTCTAGCTCTGCCAATCGCTTTTCTAATGTTGTAATCTCTTCAGATAAATCAAGTTCACTTTCAGAAGTGAATTTCTTTAACTCAGATATTTTCTCTTTTAAATTAATGATTGGCTTCTCAAATTCTAAAATATGCTTCATGCTTCGTTCCTACCCTTCTGATGCATTTCAAGCAGCGTTGTAAGAAGGTCTTTCATCTCATCTCTTGGTACAATTCGATCCAATTGTCCATGCTTTAATTGAAATTCTGCAGTTTGGAAATCTTCAGGTAGTTTTTCACGAATGGTCTGTTCAATAATTCGTCGACCTGCAAAACCGATCAATGCACCAGGTTCTGCGAAATTATAATCACCGAGTGATGCGAAACTCGCAGAAACTCCGCCAGTTGTTGGATGGGTCATAATTGAAATCATTAGTCCACCACTATCACTGAAGCGTTTAATAGCAACTGACGTCTTCGCCATTTGCATTAAACTCAAAACACCTTCCTGCATTCTTGCACCACCAGATGCAGTGAAAATAATGAACGGCAATGAAGCTTCTCTTGCATTTTCAATCGCTCTCGCAATTTTCTCGCCAATCGCCGAGCCCATACTCCCCATGCGGAAGGAAGAGTCCATTACAGCAACTGAAGTAGCTTGTCCATTAATCAGACCTTCACCTGTAATGATTCCTTCATTTAATCCCGTTTTCTGCTGATCCTTCTTAATCTTTTCTTCATACCCTGGAAAATTAAGCGGGTTGACGGATGTTAATTGCTTATCCCATTCCTTGAACGTACCTTCATCAAATAAACTTTCAATTCGATCCCATGCCTTTAATGGGTGATGATAGCCACAGTTCGGGCAAACATTTAATGTTTTCTTCATTTCTTTACGGTAAAATATTTTATGACATTTATCACACTTTTGCATTAAACCTTCAGGAACATCTACCTTGCTATGTTCGCTCGGTATCGTTGCGTATTTCTTACGCTTGCTAAACATAAATTTAGCCAAGGTAATTCCTCCTTCTAATAGCATCTTGACTACACTCTGAATGTATTAATCTCGTATCCCTAATCCTAGCTTATCCCTGCTAAAAAGGTTGTCTAAACTAGTCGAGTAGTCAAATAATATCTTATTTCTTAATATAGAAAATGTCTATAAACTTTCTAATTTGTTAAATAAATTCTCAATCGCTGCATAATGACGCTCAGTATATAGTTCCACAAGCTTCCGATAAAATGATGGATTGTATGCGTCCTTTTTAATCGTATGTGAAAATTCTTCCATTAACTGCCATATTCGCGTTAATAATAAATTCTCCGTCTTCATAAAAATAAAGTTAAAAAAAGCGACATGGCGATCATTAGGATGATTATAAGTTAAATCAATGATTCGATTTATTTCTACAAAATCTGAATCCGTAAACCGATCGAAAGCAAGTTTCGCTGCTTCCTTCTCAATAATTCGCTTCGATAAAAACAAATCTTCTCTCGTATTGCTTTCCTGTAAAATAAAAGATGATAAAAGTTCAACGGTTTGAAACGAACGATATGTACTCAAATAAGTACCCTCACCGGCCTTCGTTTCAATTAAACCAAGCAATTCAAGTGCTCGCAATGCTTCGCGTATCGACGATCTGCCTGCCTGCAGCTTCTCCGATAGCTCGCGCTCCGATGGAAGCTTGTCTCCCGGATTTAACTTGTTTTTCTCTATAAAGCTACGGATTTCATTTAGTACTCCTTGATAAACCTTCTGATTCGGTAATAGTGACATTGTCCTTTGTCACCCCTTTTGCCGATTAATTTTCTTCCAAACTAGCTAGCGTACGTGTTCTTTCTGCCACACTTTCGGGATCAACATTGAGTCTTGCTACACCAGATTTAATTGCTGCTTTTGCCACACTTGCCGCAACAATTGGTGCGACTCGAGGATCAAATGGTGCAGGAATAACATATTCTTCGTGTAGCGCTTCTTCAGGAATGAGCGAGGCAATTGCTTCTGCCGCTGCAACCTTCATTTCTTCATTAATTCTAGTTGCCCGAACATCTAAAGCACCTCGGAATATTCCTGGAAACGCAAGGACATTATTCACTTGGTTCGGATAATCAGATCGCCCTGTACCAATTACTCTTGCACCAGCATCCTTTGCATCTGCTGGTGTAATTTCTGGATTCGGGTTTGCCATTGCAAAAAGAATTGCGTCATTATTCATCTTCGCAACCATATTCTTTGTCAATGCATCACCGACAGATACCCCAATAAACACATCTGCACCAGTTAAAATATCATCCAAGCTGCCCTCAAGCTTATTCCGATTCGTAATTCTTGCTACTTCTTCCTTCACTGCGTTCATTCGGTAAGTTCTTCCTTCAAAAATCGCACCACGCGAATCACACATGATGATATCCCTGACACCGAAGCTATGTAAAAGTTTTATGATGGCAATACCTGCTGCTCCGGCCCCATTGGCGACTACTTTTATCTCGGAGAATGACTTACCTACAAGTTTTAATGCATTAATTAATCCTGCAACAGTAACAATCGCAGTACCATGCTGATCATCATGAAAAACGGGTATATTCATTTCGTTCTTCAATCTTTCCTCAATGATAAAGCAATTCGGTGCAGCAATATCTTCTAAATTGATGCCGCCAAAAGTGGGCTCCATTAATTTCACGGTACGCACAATCTCATCGACATCATTTGTTGCTAAACAAATCGGAAACGAATCTACACCTGCGAATGTTTTAAATAGAACGGATTTCCCTTCCATAACAGGTAACGCAGCTTCTGGACCAATATTTCCTAATCCTAAAACGGCAGAACCGTCACTTACCACTGCAACCATATTACCCTTCATCGTGTAATCATATACAGTATCGCTTCGATTGTATATTTCCATGCACGGTTCTGCAACACCTGGTGAATAGGCTAAACTTAAATCCATTGCATTTAGAACAGGAACCTTAGACTGTACTGCCAGCTTTCCCAGATTTTCTTTATGCAACCGTAAAGCATCATCTCTTAAGTTTCCCATTTGCTTCAATTCGCTCCCTTGAGCTGTAGATTTTTGAGGCATTATCTAACAGAAAAGCTATTTGTAATGCAAGATTCATTCAGACAAAATTTATACTACCGATTGTACCATTTATTTGGTATTTAACAATGGATAAACCATACAATAGGTGGTCAGACCACCTATAACTTCTCTATTATATCAGACGCGTCAAGTCTTGCAAAAATATCATTTCTTTTTTCTGCTTTTGTAAGGACCTTAAGGCTTAACCAAGCCTTTGGTGACAGTAATAATTGCACTTATGCAGATAGAT of Oceanobacillus zhaokaii contains these proteins:
- the accA gene encoding acetyl-CoA carboxylase carboxyl transferase subunit alpha; the encoded protein is MKHILEFEKPIINLKEKISELKKFTSESELDLSEEITTLEKRLAELEADVYGNLKPWDRVQMARHPERPTTMDYVEQIFTNFIEFHGDRYFGDDEAIIAGIAYYRDQPVTVIGHQRGKDTKENIRRNFGMPHPEGYRKALRHMKQAEKFNRPIICFIDTKGAYPGKAAEERGQSEAIARNLMEMAGLTVPIICIVIGEGGSGGALALGVGDHLHMLENSTYSVISPEGAAALLWKDAGQAKRAAETMKITAYDLKQLHVIDQIIPEARGGAHRDVKQQADYIDLVINQSLEQLSKYTKDELLEKRWEKYKVMGEFQQL
- the pfkA gene encoding 6-phosphofructokinase — encoded protein: MKRIGVLTSGGDAPGMNAAIRAVVRKAIYHDVEVFGIKNGYQGLMEGNIEPMNVGSVGDIIQRGGTILFSARSDKFKTEEGQNLAIEQLNKYEIDGLIVIGGDGSFRGAQKLTAKGYPCIGVPGTIDNDIAGTDFTIGFDTALNTVIEAIDKIRDTATSHERTYIIEVMGRDAGDLALWAGLSGGAESIIIPEKKDDFNEVIDRLKRGQERGKKHSIIVLAEGVGSGIEYGERIQEATNLETRVTVLGYIQRGGSPSAQDRVLASRLGAKAVEILINGKSGRMVGIENNELVDYDINDILSKKHELNKEMYQLSKELSI
- a CDS encoding NAD(P)-dependent malic enzyme, producing the protein MGNLRDDALRLHKENLGKLAVQSKVPVLNAMDLSLAYSPGVAEPCMEIYNRSDTVYDYTMKGNMVAVVSDGSAVLGLGNIGPEAALPVMEGKSVLFKTFAGVDSFPICLATNDVDEIVRTVKLMEPTFGGINLEDIAAPNCFIIEERLKNEMNIPVFHDDQHGTAIVTVAGLINALKLVGKSFSEIKVVANGAGAAGIAIIKLLHSFGVRDIIMCDSRGAIFEGRTYRMNAVKEEVARITNRNKLEGSLDDILTGADVFIGVSVGDALTKNMVAKMNNDAILFAMANPNPEITPADAKDAGARVIGTGRSDYPNQVNNVLAFPGIFRGALDVRATRINEEMKVAAAEAIASLIPEEALHEEYVIPAPFDPRVAPIVAASVAKAAIKSGVARLNVDPESVAERTRTLASLEEN
- the accD gene encoding acetyl-CoA carboxylase, carboxyltransferase subunit beta, giving the protein MAKFMFSKRKKYATIPSEHSKVDVPEGLMQKCDKCHKIFYRKEMKKTLNVCPNCGYHHPLKAWDRIESLFDEGTFKEWDKQLTSVNPLNFPGYEEKIKKDQQKTGLNEGIITGEGLINGQATSVAVMDSSFRMGSMGSAIGEKIARAIENAREASLPFIIFTASGGARMQEGVLSLMQMAKTSVAIKRFSDSGGLMISIMTHPTTGGVSASFASLGDYNFAEPGALIGFAGRRIIEQTIREKLPEDFQTAEFQLKHGQLDRIVPRDEMKDLLTTLLEMHQKGRNEA
- a CDS encoding FadR/GntR family transcriptional regulator is translated as MSLLPNQKVYQGVLNEIRSFIEKNKLNPGDKLPSERELSEKLQAGRSSIREALRALELLGLIETKAGEGTYLSTYRSFQTVELLSSFILQESNTREDLFLSKRIIEKEAAKLAFDRFTDSDFVEINRIIDLTYNHPNDRHVAFFNFIFMKTENLLLTRIWQLMEEFSHTIKKDAYNPSFYRKLVELYTERHYAAIENLFNKLESL